A part of candidate division WOR-3 bacterium genomic DNA contains:
- a CDS encoding methylmalonyl-CoA mutase family protein, with protein MKDKKYYTKEDLSEYNFLEGDLEPGKYPFTRAIYKEMYSQKLWTMRQYTGFGTPEETNERFKKMIKEGQTGLSLAFDLPTQLGFDPDHELSKGEVGRVGVSVWSSESMERVLKDIEIDKISLSMTINATAGILLAFYLSIADERKVPWDKLRGTIQNDILKEFAARGNYIYPVKESLKLSLDVMEFSLKNVSNFYPVSVSGYHYREKGANAIQEIAFTISDAIEYVKGLVERGIDPEIIGKRITFFFSAHSNFFEEIAKFRAARRVWAQIMKEKFKVKDEKAMHLRFHTQTAGSTLQAQDPLLNIIRVSYQALSAVLGGTQSLHTNSFDEALSLPTEESALVALRTQQILAYETGIPEVTDPLGGSYYVEKLTREIEKETFKLLNEIEEKGGAAECIEKGLFQKWIEENAYKEQKEIEEGIKKIVAVNIFKKEKEEKVKIFRIKNKGEKEEIKRIREFKKKRDKSKVEEALFALREGALRGENLMNYIINCVKSKCTLGEISYELEKIWKRV; from the coding sequence ATGAAGGATAAAAAATATTATACAAAAGAGGATCTTTCGGAATATAACTTTTTAGAAGGAGATTTAGAGCCAGGTAAGTATCCTTTCACAAGAGCTATATATAAGGAAATGTATTCTCAAAAACTATGGACAATGAGACAGTATACAGGTTTTGGAACTCCCGAAGAAACAAATGAAAGGTTTAAAAAGATGATAAAGGAGGGGCAAACAGGGCTTTCTTTGGCTTTTGATTTACCTACTCAATTGGGTTTTGATCCAGACCATGAGCTTTCAAAGGGAGAAGTAGGAAGAGTTGGGGTATCTGTATGGAGTTCAGAATCAATGGAGAGAGTCTTAAAGGATATAGAAATTGATAAAATTTCTCTCTCTATGACAATTAATGCAACAGCAGGAATTCTTTTAGCATTTTACCTTTCAATTGCAGATGAAAGAAAAGTTCCATGGGATAAATTAAGGGGTACAATTCAAAATGATATTTTGAAGGAATTTGCTGCAAGAGGAAATTACATTTATCCTGTTAAGGAATCCTTAAAACTTTCCCTTGATGTTATGGAGTTTTCTCTTAAAAATGTTTCAAATTTTTATCCTGTTTCAGTAAGTGGTTACCATTACAGAGAAAAGGGAGCAAATGCAATTCAGGAAATAGCTTTTACCATTTCTGATGCAATTGAATATGTAAAAGGTCTTGTTGAAAGAGGTATTGATCCTGAAATTATAGGTAAAAGAATAACATTTTTCTTTTCTGCCCATAGTAATTTTTTTGAAGAAATTGCAAAATTCAGAGCAGCGAGAAGGGTATGGGCTCAAATAATGAAAGAAAAGTTCAAAGTAAAAGATGAAAAAGCAATGCATTTAAGATTTCACACACAAACAGCAGGTTCAACACTTCAGGCTCAAGACCCTCTTTTAAACATAATAAGGGTTTCATATCAAGCTCTATCAGCGGTATTAGGAGGGACTCAGAGCTTACATACAAACAGTTTTGATGAAGCATTATCCCTTCCAACAGAGGAATCAGCTCTTGTTGCTCTAAGAACTCAACAGATTCTTGCTTATGAAACAGGAATTCCTGAAGTTACAGATCCTCTTGGAGGGTCGTATTATGTGGAAAAATTAACGAGAGAAATTGAAAAAGAAACTTTTAAGTTATTAAATGAAATAGAAGAAAAGGGAGGAGCTGCTGAGTGTATAGAAAAAGGATTATTTCAAAAGTGGATAGAAGAAAATGCTTACAAAGAACAAAAAGAAATTGAAGAAGGAATTAAAAAAATCGTAGCCGTTAATATTTTCAAAAAGGAAAAAGAAGAAAAAGTTAAAATATTTAGGATAAAGAATAAGGGAGAAAAGGAAGAAATAAAAAGAATAAGGGAATTTAAGAAAAAAAGGGATAAAAGTAAAGTAGAAGAGGCTCTTTTTGCGTTGAGGGAAGGTGCTTTAAGGGGAGAAAACCTTATGAATTATATAATTAATTGTGTTAAGTCAAAATGCACACTTGGTGAAATCTCTTATGAACTTGAAAAAATCTGGAAGAGGGTCTGA
- a CDS encoding aminotransferase class I/II-fold pyridoxal phosphate-dependent enzyme, which produces MKEKKFETICVHNKKINYKLRDISVPIHLSSTFYFESAEEGGKLFEGEKEGFIYTRLSNPTIKILEETLKELEKGERALAFSSGMGAISALIFSLLNQGDKVIYSDPIYGGTFALFKRLEKKGLFTFKGIHAKRFTEKLKKEIDKKTKLVYIETPTNPTLDIIDIEETAKIAKEKGVILAVDNTFATPYHQRPLELGADVVIHSLTKYLGGHTDLIGGALIGKKEIIEEIDKEEKAHIGACISPFNAWLTLRGIKTLAVRMKVHSENALNLAKFLSEHPKVEKVFYPGLPDFEMYKIAKKQMKNGFSGMLSFIHKNGKEGAMKFINSLNLCVKAVSLGAVETLVEHPASMTHSTMNEEELLKAGIHPGLIRISVGIENIEDIIMDIENALRKS; this is translated from the coding sequence ATGAAAGAAAAAAAATTTGAAACAATCTGTGTTCATAATAAAAAAATCAATTATAAATTAAGAGATATATCAGTTCCCATACATCTTTCCTCAACCTTTTATTTTGAATCTGCTGAAGAAGGAGGAAAGCTTTTTGAAGGAGAAAAAGAAGGTTTTATTTACACTCGTCTTTCGAATCCAACAATAAAAATTCTTGAAGAAACACTTAAAGAACTTGAGAAGGGAGAAAGGGCTCTTGCTTTTTCTTCTGGCATGGGTGCAATATCAGCTCTTATTTTCTCTCTCTTAAATCAAGGTGATAAGGTTATATACTCGGACCCCATATATGGGGGAACTTTTGCCTTATTCAAAAGACTTGAAAAAAAAGGATTATTCACCTTTAAAGGTATACACGCCAAAAGATTTACTGAAAAATTAAAAAAAGAAATTGACAAAAAAACAAAACTTGTATACATAGAAACACCTACAAATCCTACTCTTGATATTATTGATATAGAGGAAACTGCAAAAATTGCAAAGGAAAAGGGAGTAATTCTTGCTGTAGATAATACTTTTGCAACTCCCTATCACCAGAGACCACTTGAACTGGGTGCAGATGTTGTTATACATTCTCTCACAAAATATTTAGGTGGTCATACAGATTTAATAGGTGGTGCCCTTATTGGTAAAAAAGAAATAATTGAGGAAATTGATAAGGAAGAAAAAGCTCATATAGGAGCCTGTATATCACCCTTTAACGCATGGCTAACCCTAAGGGGTATTAAAACCCTCGCAGTAAGGATGAAAGTTCATTCTGAAAATGCCCTGAATTTAGCAAAATTTTTAAGCGAACATCCAAAAGTAGAAAAGGTTTTTTATCCAGGCCTTCCTGACTTTGAAATGTATAAAATAGCCAAAAAACAGATGAAAAATGGTTTTTCAGGTATGCTATCATTTATACATAAAAATGGAAAAGAGGGGGCTATGAAATTTATTAATTCTTTGAATCTCTGTGTAAAAGCAGTAAGCTTAGGAGCAGTTGAAACCCTCGTAGAACATCCAGCTTCAATGACTCATTCTACAATGAATGAGGAAGAACTTTTAAAAGCAGGAATACATCCTGGACTTATTCGAATTTCAGTTGGAATTGAAAATATTGAGGATATAATAATGGACATAGAAAATGCTTTAAGGAAATCATGA
- a CDS encoding FAD-binding oxidoreductase: protein MREDRICVIGAGIAGIMTSYFLDKFGAKRITIFDREVLASGTTGKSAGIVVTHLFDEIDIELSKRTIKILEDINKKSKFKFLKKYYTVTGIQDEDKKTILENLLRKKFVEFDSFSLDELKKFYPVFKEEKYYIISKDGLYVDVGELLYSIYSYLKNKNHEFKFFYEIKGFEIKNGKVNALITKRGKFYFDKYILTTGIWSKEILKREGINIPVKPYRTQSVILELKEEIDLPIYNDIQHGIYFRKELKKEILLGDGTERKEQDINNFKTFNDESFLFSVSEKLPQIIQGAEEFGIKGGWAYLCLATPDRKPIVSKIKDIENFYIFCGFNGLGIMRSPALSEILAECVLENLPLPGEFSLKRFDGINDFEIKEGFYPE, encoded by the coding sequence ATGAGAGAAGATAGGATCTGCGTTATTGGTGCTGGTATTGCTGGGATAATGACTTCTTATTTTCTTGATAAGTTTGGTGCTAAAAGAATTACTATTTTTGATAGAGAGGTTCTTGCTTCTGGAACAACTGGTAAAAGTGCAGGTATCGTTGTTACCCATCTTTTTGATGAAATAGACATTGAATTATCAAAGAGAACAATAAAAATTCTTGAAGATATAAATAAAAAAAGTAAATTTAAATTTTTAAAAAAATATTATACAGTAACAGGTATTCAGGATGAGGATAAAAAGACTATACTTGAAAATTTATTAAGAAAAAAATTTGTTGAATTTGATAGTTTTTCTCTTGATGAACTAAAAAAATTTTATCCTGTTTTTAAAGAAGAAAAATACTATATTATTTCTAAGGATGGTCTTTATGTGGATGTAGGTGAGTTATTGTATTCAATTTATTCTTATTTAAAAAATAAAAACCATGAATTTAAATTTTTTTATGAAATAAAGGGATTTGAGATAAAAAATGGCAAGGTAAATGCACTTATTACCAAAAGAGGAAAATTTTATTTTGATAAATATATACTTACAACAGGTATATGGAGTAAAGAAATACTAAAAAGAGAAGGAATAAATATACCAGTGAAACCTTATAGAACACAATCTGTTATTTTAGAATTAAAAGAAGAGATTGATTTGCCTATATATAATGACATTCAACACGGTATTTATTTTAGGAAAGAATTAAAAAAAGAAATCTTACTTGGTGATGGAACTGAAAGAAAGGAGCAGGATATTAATAATTTCAAAACTTTTAATGATGAAAGTTTCCTTTTCAGTGTTTCAGAAAAATTACCCCAAATTATACAGGGTGCAGAAGAATTTGGGATAAAAGGAGGATGGGCATACCTCTGTCTTGCTACACCTGACAGAAAACCCATTGTTTCAAAAATTAAAGATATTGAAAATTTTTATATATTCTGTGGTTTTAATGGACTTGGTATAATGAGATCACCAGCACTTTCTGAAATCCTTGCAGAATGTGTGCTTGAAAATCTTCCTCTTCCGGGGGAATTCAGCCTAAAGAGGTTTGATGGTATAAATGATTTTGAAATAAAAGAAGGTTTTTATCCTGAATGA
- a CDS encoding glycosyltransferase family 4 protein — translation MKKILFATHSPYYIGGEKSMLDVLKGIKSYFNVALLAPEGELYEIAKKEGIKIYKLPFKDSLIWKTKRKFFLPLFKSEFPKILKGLNKIVKDYNPDIIYTHSMKMHLFFSLFFLKKKKKLVWHFRDIPEESSKFIFKFFSIFPDRIIAISEGVKRFFPIKRKIRVVYNGIKIPEKIEENNIKKKKFTILSVGNIQYWKAQDLIIECAKRLKDFDFWIIGDAIHPGEKKFKDKIIKKIKEEKIENVILWGKRDDVFSFYKECDVFLHIPRAREGFGRVIVEAMAMKKPVIASNVAALPEIVNDAGFLVRNGDLDDICSKILLYYNDENLRKEMGERGFIRYKNLFTPERMIEGVLKCLKEII, via the coding sequence ATGAAGAAGATACTTTTTGCTACTCATTCTCCTTATTATATAGGTGGAGAAAAAAGTATGTTGGATGTTTTGAAAGGTATAAAGAGCTACTTTAATGTTGCTCTTTTGGCTCCTGAGGGTGAGTTATATGAAATTGCTAAAAAGGAAGGAATAAAAATTTATAAATTGCCCTTTAAAGATTCTTTGATATGGAAAACAAAAAGAAAATTTTTTTTACCCTTATTTAAAAGTGAATTTCCAAAAATTTTAAAGGGATTAAATAAAATTGTTAAGGATTATAATCCCGATATTATTTATACTCATTCAATGAAAATGCATTTATTTTTCTCCCTTTTCTTTTTAAAAAAGAAAAAAAAACTTGTATGGCATTTCAGGGACATACCAGAAGAGAGTTCAAAATTTATATTTAAATTTTTTTCAATTTTTCCTGACAGAATAATTGCTATTTCTGAAGGTGTTAAAAGATTTTTCCCTATTAAAAGGAAAATTAGAGTTGTTTACAATGGCATAAAAATACCTGAAAAGATTGAGGAAAATAATATAAAAAAGAAAAAGTTTACAATACTGAGTGTTGGGAACATCCAGTACTGGAAAGCACAGGATCTAATAATTGAATGTGCCAAAAGGTTAAAAGATTTTGATTTCTGGATTATTGGTGATGCAATTCATCCAGGTGAAAAGAAATTTAAAGATAAAATAATCAAAAAAATAAAGGAAGAAAAAATTGAAAATGTTATTTTATGGGGAAAAAGGGATGATGTTTTTTCCTTTTATAAAGAATGTGATGTTTTTTTACATATTCCGAGGGCAAGAGAAGGATTTGGAAGAGTTATCGTTGAAGCAATGGCGATGAAAAAACCTGTCATAGCTTCAAATGTGGCAGCTTTACCTGAAATTGTAAACGATGCAGGTTTTCTTGTAAGAAATGGAGATTTAGATGATATATGCAGTAAAATTCTTTTATATTATAATGATGAAAATTTAAGAAAAGAAATGGGGGAAAGGGGATTTATAAGGTACAAAAATTTATTTACACCTGAAAGGATGATAGAAGGGGTTTTAAAATGTCTGAAAGAAATTATTTAA
- a CDS encoding FkbM family methyltransferase: MYGSGLISQWIGIYEKNIIKKIIKYLKPNKIYYDIGAHIGYYSFIFSKFGRKVYSFEPHPLNFYFLKEHIKLNNLKNTYAFNFAIYSENKKVFFELNDDRTEGKIKNYGNFLVDAFTLDYLIYEKKFDEPDFIKIDVEGAELEVLKGSQKILKFKKPLILISIHSENLKNEILFFLKKIGYKEKIISKDVLFFHHENSIIP; the protein is encoded by the coding sequence TTGTATGGTTCAGGTCTCATTTCCCAATGGATAGGAATATATGAAAAAAATATAATTAAAAAAATAATAAAATATTTAAAACCTAACAAAATATATTATGATATAGGAGCTCATATAGGGTATTATTCCTTTATATTTTCAAAATTTGGGAGAAAAGTTTATTCCTTTGAACCTCATCCCCTTAATTTCTATTTTTTAAAAGAGCATATAAAATTAAATAATCTTAAAAATACTTATGCTTTTAATTTTGCAATTTATTCAGAAAATAAAAAAGTTTTCTTTGAATTAAATGATGATAGAACCGAAGGAAAAATAAAAAATTATGGTAACTTTTTAGTAGATGCATTCACACTTGACTATCTAATTTATGAAAAAAAATTTGATGAACCAGACTTTATAAAGATTGATGTCGAGGGTGCAGAACTTGAGGTTTTAAAGGGCTCACAAAAAATATTGAAATTTAAAAAACCTCTTATTCTAATAAGTATTCATAGTGAAAATCTAAAAAATGAAATTCTATTTTTCTTAAAAAAAATAGGATACAAAGAAAAAATAATTTCAAAGGATGTTCTATTTTTTCATCATGAAAATTCTATTATTCCTTAA
- a CDS encoding glycosyltransferase family 4 protein: protein MKILLFLNSKSKGGLEIYFIKTAIKLREKGLNVTMFLNKKSELKIKDLCKINIKEAIFKSWDIVHFFRSSDIIFSRFLRAKKIFFTNMMGLNVSKKDLYHKFLYKKIDKIFAISESVKKELEENLPIEKDKIVLLYPGVDVNYFKRDESLRKNFREKFGIGEEEIVISNTSRFEEKKGQKELIIVFKELSKKYKNLKLFLQGAVQDIKYFRELKRIAPENVYFLNFSLDTKPLLCASDIYVFPSYSEALGFSLIEAMSSELPCIAFAERAIPEIIEDSESGFLVRNKDLKDLKEKIEILINNKNLRKEIGKKARERVKEKFNMDKYIENLIYFYNLKEDFY, encoded by the coding sequence ATGAAAATTCTATTATTCCTTAACTCAAAATCTAAAGGGGGACTTGAAATTTATTTCATAAAAACAGCAATTAAATTGAGAGAAAAAGGCTTAAATGTGACAATGTTCCTTAACAAAAAATCAGAACTAAAAATAAAAGATTTATGTAAAATAAATATTAAGGAAGCAATATTTAAAAGTTGGGATATAGTCCATTTTTTTAGATCCTCTGATATTATTTTTTCAAGATTTCTGAGAGCAAAAAAAATTTTCTTCACAAATATGATGGGTCTTAATGTTTCCAAAAAGGATCTCTATCACAAATTCTTATATAAAAAAATTGATAAAATTTTCGCAATCTCTGAAAGTGTTAAAAAAGAACTTGAAGAAAATTTACCTATAGAAAAAGATAAAATAGTTTTACTTTACCCAGGAGTGGATGTAAATTATTTCAAAAGGGATGAAAGTTTAAGGAAAAATTTTAGAGAAAAATTTGGAATAGGTGAAGAAGAAATTGTAATTTCAAACACTTCAAGATTTGAGGAAAAAAAGGGGCAAAAAGAATTAATAATTGTTTTCAAAGAGCTATCAAAAAAGTATAAAAATTTAAAACTGTTTCTTCAGGGTGCAGTTCAGGATATAAAATACTTTAGAGAACTTAAAAGAATTGCACCAGAAAATGTTTATTTCCTTAATTTTTCCCTGGATACAAAACCTCTACTTTGTGCCTCTGACATTTATGTTTTTCCATCTTATTCTGAAGCTTTAGGATTTTCATTAATTGAAGCAATGAGTTCTGAATTACCATGTATTGCCTTTGCTGAAAGAGCAATCCCAGAAATTATTGAAGATAGTGAATCTGGATTTTTAGTGAGAAATAAAGACCTTAAAGATTTAAAAGAAAAAATTGAAATTCTAATCAATAACAAAAATTTGAGAAAAGAAATTGGTAAAAAAGCAAGAGAGAGAGTTAAAGAAAAATTCAATATGGATAAATATATAGAAAATCTAATTTATTTTTATAACTTAAAAGAAGATTTTTATTGA
- a CDS encoding T9SS type A sorting domain-containing protein: MILNFIIVYIWSQSTWTGGKDQFYFYDTTKFLNINNLDNFKPGRSLSLKYSGFIPLFELDTSSLSRVSKITEIEGVLYFLKSYPYAKIFYSNNLTDLNEFPSYPNFQEFPPETVNDILKKGNIFLSCGKRYGQDLGYIYKFDINSNSFVWPPITFSGIHNIVKLYKNFPGIYISAASGRQYQWIKSNDLFSSYSTHQIANNILLEKSCIVPHYSISDTFLLGIFYYNGLRNIYYSDYNPPQGSWFNVYPSYRSFEAGEIVFDSIKNCVYIPVVKAESSVIRVFNIETKTIDTTIYLDNSQIFNGLTLGKDKNIYAATFSKVYRSIDRKNFEIIGLLPGAYYIYQTSDYELLVGTYGPAKIFKADYFSSGYLESSVFISRNKKEGATFFKRVFIEGENLNYVRVQIRGDTLDSLQNAPPWGSLPYLNNGDTITHLNPYSRYFQYRIFINKTSSNKSPRVDRIYFTYDLDTTGPLITNCFISDGNISQSGIDIDDRLIIVFNEKTNKPYISLAGIDTLFYISGGRTLLGSDSVRWKSDDTLYIYLYHALSPPQPGDTIKILKKFIKDIWKNSSLSYSLIGGTYDDLNPPKLKKVILTDGNIPDNGAGTGDTVIMIFSEKTNTPPIPPESLDSWFPIKNSWLNSGYLIQTLWKSQDTFLILFNGFGKEPLLRDDSVYVSNNNKIKDLGGNKIIPQKIKTTGSLDNKNPYISSAIFYDYKPFSPNPNSNFDHTIIKFSEPVILTRIINRTNIDSVFKLSFNHSWLSGNGNAERLELLNDTIFIIQFSTDGGNPTVREGDTILVDSLFFVDRNKNKIKGKIILERFLEIEEILKRDFSFSFNINKNIISINSDFPFYLNIFDLSGRKIFEGSYESGMKNFYLNLKKGIYFLSIRKKDKEILKKKIFIIKN; encoded by the coding sequence ATGATTTTAAATTTCATTATTGTCTATATCTGGTCCCAGAGCACATGGACAGGAGGTAAAGATCAATTCTATTTTTATGATACAACAAAATTCTTAAACATAAATAATCTTGATAATTTTAAACCAGGAAGAAGTTTATCCTTAAAATATTCAGGATTTATACCTCTTTTTGAACTTGATACTTCATCCCTATCAAGAGTATCAAAAATAACTGAAATTGAGGGAGTTTTATATTTTTTAAAATCCTATCCCTATGCAAAAATTTTTTATTCTAATAACTTAACTGATTTAAATGAATTTCCATCCTATCCAAATTTTCAGGAATTCCCTCCTGAAACAGTGAATGATATTTTAAAAAAGGGAAATATTTTCCTCTCCTGTGGAAAAAGGTATGGTCAAGACCTTGGATATATATATAAATTTGATATAAATTCTAACTCCTTTGTATGGCCACCAATTACATTTTCTGGTATACATAACATTGTTAAATTATATAAAAATTTCCCAGGTATTTATATAAGTGCAGCTTCAGGAAGACAGTATCAGTGGATAAAATCAAATGACCTTTTTTCAAGTTACTCAACACATCAGATTGCTAATAACATACTTCTGGAGAAAAGCTGTATAGTGCCCCATTACTCTATTTCCGATACTTTTCTCCTTGGAATTTTTTATTACAATGGACTTAGAAATATTTACTATTCCGATTACAATCCTCCTCAGGGGAGCTGGTTTAATGTTTATCCTTCCTATAGATCCTTTGAAGCAGGAGAAATTGTTTTTGATTCAATTAAAAATTGTGTTTATATTCCTGTTGTTAAGGCAGAATCAAGTGTAATAAGAGTTTTCAATATAGAAACTAAAACCATTGATACCACAATATACCTTGACAATTCACAGATATTTAACGGTTTAACTCTTGGAAAGGATAAAAATATTTATGCAGCAACTTTTTCAAAAGTATATAGAAGTATTGATAGAAAAAATTTTGAAATTATAGGGTTATTACCCGGAGCTTACTATATATATCAAACATCTGATTATGAACTCCTTGTCGGAACATATGGTCCTGCTAAAATTTTTAAGGCAGATTACTTTTCATCAGGTTACCTTGAATCATCAGTTTTTATTTCAAGGAACAAAAAAGAAGGGGCAACTTTTTTTAAAAGAGTTTTTATTGAAGGTGAAAACTTAAATTATGTAAGAGTCCAGATAAGAGGTGATACCCTTGACTCACTTCAAAATGCTCCTCCATGGGGTTCTTTACCCTATTTGAATAATGGAGATACTATTACTCACCTTAATCCTTATTCAAGATACTTCCAGTATAGAATTTTTATTAATAAAACATCCTCCAACAAAAGTCCAAGAGTTGACAGAATCTATTTTACCTATGACCTTGATACAACAGGACCTCTTATCACTAACTGCTTCATAAGTGATGGGAATATTTCACAATCAGGAATAGATATTGACGATAGGCTTATCATAGTTTTTAATGAAAAAACAAATAAACCCTATATAAGCTTAGCGGGTATTGATACATTGTTTTATATATCAGGTGGAAGAACATTACTTGGATCTGATTCTGTTAGATGGAAAAGTGATGATACTCTTTATATTTATTTATACCATGCACTTTCACCACCCCAGCCTGGTGATACAATAAAAATTTTAAAGAAATTTATAAAGGATATTTGGAAGAATTCCTCCCTTTCTTATTCCTTAATAGGTGGAACATACGATGACTTAAATCCTCCAAAATTAAAGAAAGTAATTTTAACTGATGGAAATATACCTGATAATGGTGCTGGAACAGGTGATACGGTCATCATGATATTTTCAGAAAAAACCAATACACCACCAATTCCTCCTGAATCTCTTGATTCATGGTTCCCAATAAAAAATTCATGGCTAAATTCTGGATATTTGATTCAGACTTTATGGAAATCACAGGATACTTTTTTGATTTTATTCAACGGTTTTGGAAAAGAACCACTATTAAGAGATGATTCAGTGTATGTTTCAAATAACAACAAAATTAAAGACCTTGGTGGTAACAAAATAATTCCTCAGAAAATAAAAACAACAGGTTCTCTTGATAATAAAAATCCATATATTTCTTCAGCAATTTTTTATGATTATAAACCCTTTTCTCCCAATCCAAATTCTAATTTTGACCATACTATTATAAAATTTTCTGAACCTGTTATATTAACAAGAATAATTAATAGAACAAATATTGACTCAGTTTTTAAATTATCCTTTAATCATTCCTGGTTAAGTGGTAATGGGAATGCTGAAAGATTAGAACTTTTAAATGACACAATATTTATAATTCAATTCTCAACAGATGGAGGAAATCCAACAGTAAGAGAAGGTGATACAATACTTGTCGATTCCCTATTCTTTGTTGACAGAAACAAAAATAAAATAAAAGGTAAGATAATTCTTGAAAGATTTCTTGAAATAGAGGAAATATTAAAAAGAGATTTTTCTTTTTCTTTCAATATAAACAAAAATATAATTTCTATAAACTCTGATTTTCCTTTTTATTTAAATATTTTTGACCTTTCCGGAAGAAAAATATTTGAAGGTTCTTACGAAAGTGGAATGAAAAATTTTTATTTAAATCTTAAAAAGGGAATTTATTTTTTAAGCATAAGGAAGAAAGATAAGGAAATCTTAAAGAAAAAGATTTTCATAATTAAGAATTAA